The Christiangramia salexigens genome includes the window AGATCGTATAGATCTGAAAAAGAAAACAAATTACAAATAGGTACTTCATTATGGTCAATTTAGGTTTAAAAGCTATTCTCTATTCCCACTCGATAGTAGCAGGTGGTTTTGAGCTTATATCATATACTACTCTATTAACGCCCTTAACCCTGTTTATTATTGTATTCGAGGTTTTTTGTAAAAATTCATATGGTAAATTCACCCAATCGGCAGTCATCCCGTCTGTAGATTCCACCGCTCTTAAGGCTACTACCTGCTCATAGGTTCTCTCATCTCCCATTACTCCTACAGATTGCACCGGAAGCAGGATCGCTCCAGCTTGCCAAACCTTATCATAAAGCATCCAGTCTCTAAGACCCTGAATAAAGATATGATCTACTTCCTGAAGTATTCTTACCTTTTCTGCAGTTATATCTCCAAGTATTCTTATAGCAAGACCCGGGCCAGGAAAAGGATGTCTCCCCAGTAATTCTTTATCTATTTCAAGCTCTGCACCTACTCTTCTAACTTCATCCTTAAATAACATTCTAAGCGGCTCCACAACTTTCAATTTCATAAAATCTGGCAAACCGCCAACATTATGATGAGATTTAATAGTTACCGATGGTCCATTTACAGAAACAGATTCTATCACATCAGGATAAATTGTACCCTGTGCCAGATAAGTTACATCTGTAATTTCATGAGCCTCATCATCAAAGACCTCGATAAACGTATTTCCAATAGCTTTTCTTTTTTCTTCAGGATCACTAAGCCCTTTAAGAGCTTTTAGAAATCTGTCTGAAGCATCTACGCCTTTTACATTAAGCCCCATATGCTTGTACTGATCCAGAACGCTTTCAAATTCGTTCTTTCTAAGAAGCCCATTGTTAACGAAGATACAATAAAGCCTGTCTCCAATGGCTTTATTAAGTAATACAGCCGCGACAGTAGAATCCACTCCACCGCTAAGACCAAGTACTACTTTATCATCACCAATCTTTTCCTTTAGCTCAGAAACCGTAAGATCTACAAAAGCCCCTGGTGTCCAGGATTGTTTTGTTCCTGCAATTCTTACCAGAAAGTTCTCCAATAATTGCTTCCCATCGGTTGAATGATATACTTCCGGATGGAACTGGATCGCATAGGTTTGTTCTCCGTCTATTCTGTAAGCGGCATTTAGTACATCTGAAGTACTAGCCAGCCTAACAGCATTTTCGGGAAGTTCTTTTATCGTATCACTATGACTCATCCATACCTGGGAATTCTCTTTGATATCAGCGAATAATTCCTCGGCATCTTTGATCACCGTCAGGTTTGCTCTTCCATATTCGCGGGTACCTGATGGCTCCACTCTGCCGCCATTAAAATGGGCAAGGTATTGCGCACCATAACAAACTGCTAAAATTGGCAATTTGCCGCGAATTTGTGAAAGATCAGGATGCGGTGCATCTTCAGCTCTAACCGAAAACGGACTTCCGGAAAGGATAACCGCTTTAAAACCTGATAAATCTTCTGGTATTTTACTATAGGGATAAATTTCGCAGTAAATGTTCAGCTCTCGAACTCTTCGCGCGATAAGCTGGGTGTACTGCGAGCCAAAATCTAGGATGAGTACGTTATTTTGCATGTGCAAAAATAGGAATTTGGCATAAAAATAAAACCCGGTTCCCGATTAATTTTATGCTTCTATGCGCTTAAAAACCTATCGCACTAAAATAGGCCTGAGAAAATGAAAATTCTCGTTATTAAATTATAAAATAATGGCTCCAACAGAAATTCTGTCAAAGCCACTAATTCCTGGTTAGATAGTACGTAAACTTACTTCATTCCTGCAGATGAGCTCACCATATCCCGATATATTTTCCATTCTCCATCTGCTTTTTTCCATAAGGTGGAATAATGACCATGATCTACTTTCATACCTTCTTTATTATGCATCTCATAATTCCCAATTTCATAGGCATAATCCCCAAAGTCCATTACTTCCTCTGTATTAATTACAAGTTTCATTCCCTGTTCTGTCATCGGTTTATGAGCAGCAGTAATGGCTTCTCTTCCACTCATTGGAGCAAAACCGGATAATTTCAGCATCGCATCCTCAGCAAAATAGCTTCCAAATTCTGCTAGATTACCGGCTT containing:
- a CDS encoding YybH family protein, yielding MKKVILILSLCLAVSISGYSQETASADVKSQIEKNSKQMQKHMEAGNLAEFGSYFAEDAMLKLSGFAPMSGREAITAAHKPMTEQGMKLVINTEEVMDFGDYAYEIGNYEMHNKEGMKVDHGHYSTLWKKADGEWKIYRDMVSSSAGMK
- the guaA gene encoding glutamine-hydrolyzing GMP synthase, with the translated sequence MQNNVLILDFGSQYTQLIARRVRELNIYCEIYPYSKIPEDLSGFKAVILSGSPFSVRAEDAPHPDLSQIRGKLPILAVCYGAQYLAHFNGGRVEPSGTREYGRANLTVIKDAEELFADIKENSQVWMSHSDTIKELPENAVRLASTSDVLNAAYRIDGEQTYAIQFHPEVYHSTDGKQLLENFLVRIAGTKQSWTPGAFVDLTVSELKEKIGDDKVVLGLSGGVDSTVAAVLLNKAIGDRLYCIFVNNGLLRKNEFESVLDQYKHMGLNVKGVDASDRFLKALKGLSDPEEKRKAIGNTFIEVFDDEAHEITDVTYLAQGTIYPDVIESVSVNGPSVTIKSHHNVGGLPDFMKLKVVEPLRMLFKDEVRRVGAELEIDKELLGRHPFPGPGLAIRILGDITAEKVRILQEVDHIFIQGLRDWMLYDKVWQAGAILLPVQSVGVMGDERTYEQVVALRAVESTDGMTADWVNLPYEFLQKTSNTIINRVKGVNRVVYDISSKPPATIEWE